Genomic segment of Paenibacillus polymyxa:
ATTTGAAAATGCGCCGAAGCTCATTAAAAGTCTGGTTGATCAATTGAGCCAATGGCGGCATAATCAATCCTTGAGACAAGTGCTGCCTCCGGGTGAAGACCCGCTGTCACAACTGTCAGATACGTTGAACGAAGCTTTTTCGACACTGTCTGATTACTCGGTAAAGCTGGTATCGTTCGTATCCTACTTTTTTATCGTATTGGCTACTTTTCCCATATTGCTCTATTACATGCTGAAGGAAGGAAGCAAGTTTGGCCCTAAAATGCTAAACTTCTTTCCTAAAAAATATCACAAAGACGCGTTGGAGGTCATGGAAGATATCGATAGCGCGCTCAGCAGCTTTATCGTGAGTCGGGTGCTGATCAATGTCGCGTTGGGTGTGATGATGTTCCTTGGATTTTTAATTATAGGTTTGCCTTATGCCTTGCTGCTCGCCGTTATTTCGATTTTTCTTAATTTTATTCCCTATGTGGGGGCAGTGGCTGCTTCTATACCTGTAGTTATTATTGGATTTCTCGAATCACCTTCGATGGCGCTCTGGTCGCTGGTCGTGGTGATTGCTGCACAGCAAATTCAGGATAATTGGCTGTCACCTATAGTTTTTGGCAAGCAGCTGGATATTCATCCGTTGACAGTCGTTATTTTACTGTTGGTTGGTGGCGACCTGCTCGGGATTCTGGGCATCATTTTGGTGATTCCATTGTATATGTGCGGAAAAATTGTCATACGTAAGGTGTACCAATTATTTTTGGAACGCAGAGTGGAGGATATTATGGAATGAATGGAGTGTATACTGATTTTATCCTGCTTCGGATTGCAGATCGGCTTGGCTGTCCTCCCTGTTTTTGCTGAAACTAGATTGGGTTTCGTCGTTTGACTCATCCGTAGAAGTTGACAACTCTACATCCTTTGTTCGGTTCATTTGACTTGTGCCGTCCAGTACACCGCCTTCAGATATGACCAATGCAGCGGTCGCCGTATTTCCGTACAGTTCACCTGTCGGCGTAATGGTCAGTCGTCCTTCTGTAGTAATGCTGCCGAACACCTTACCGGCAAGAATGACGTCTTGTGCGATGATGTCCGAACGTACCACAGCAGATTCTCCAATGACGACAGTACGAGTGCTGCGGATATCGCCCTGAAAATGACCGTCAATCCGAATATTGGCCTCTGCCTCAACTGTACCTTCAAAGCTGGTGCCATTAGCGAGCAGTGTATCCATAGCTGGGGCGGAGAGCTTTTTTTTGGATTCCTTGAACATGATGGTTTTCCCCCAATCTTTTATTGTAAGGATTTTGAAAAGTCCTCATTGTACATACAGTAATGGATCGACAGGTTGGTTATGCTTGACGATCTGAAAATGAAGATGAGGTCCCGTGCTTCTCCCGGTACTTCCTAACAGACCGATGGTCTGTCCTTTGTGGACACGATCTCCCGGAGCCACCTGCATGCCGCTCAGGTGCATATACCAGCTCTGGAGTCCGTCAGGATGCTGGATGATGATGCACTTGCCGCGGGCTCCGCTAGAAGCAGCCTCCAAGACGGTACCTGCTCCTGCTGCATAGACTGGATCACCGGTTTGTCCGGCAATGTCCACGCCTGAATGAAAGGCAGATCTACCCGTAAAAGGGTCGCTGCGATAGCCGAAGCTGGAGGTCATTCGCCGTGAACCTACAGGCCAAACGGAGGGATTCCCTTGTTCGGCAAGAGCCAGCCTACGGGTCTGGAGTAGCTGTGCGGCTTGTTTGCGCTCCAGATTCTGCTGTACGGCATTTGCTTGCTGAATAGAGCGGGGAACCGTACGTTCCACCGTGTCCAACAGAGATTCGATCTCCTGAAAATCATCCATTGCCTGGCGAGTTAGGAGGGCAGTATTTTCATGCACTGCGATCAGTTCACCTCCAATATGGCCGGAAGCATCCCAGGAGAGCGGCGTCATGGTCTTTTTATGGTTACTTGTGGCAGATGAGTTTCCGTGTTTACGAATGAATTGCTGCATTTGTTGTTCCAGCTCTGTTACGCGCTGAAGGCGTTCACGAATATTGGTGGCTTGATTCGTCAGCTCCATGACTTCCTGCCGTAGTCGCCCAATGGCTGCATCCTTGTCCGCTACCGTGACCTCCATCTGCAAACTCTGGACAGCAAGATTCGTTTCCATTTGGGAGATAATATGGGAAGAACGGATTTGCAGCCCGATCACGAGTGTAGAGATAGACGCGATCACAAGAGTTGGGACGAGAATGACAGCGGCTGTAGAGCATTGTAGCTGCTTGGGCGGTTGCTGTGCATCCCGAATAACAAGCAGGGTCATCCGGCGATTTAGGCTTCCTTTTTTCATAATCGCTCCTTTCCGGACATCGCTCCTATAGTGCTTGGTTACTATCTATTCAGCTTAAGAGGCAAACATGTCAAAAAAATTGGAGCTTAGTATAAAACGTAGATGAGGATTTTGCAAAATCCTAAGATATATAAGGAGGCTTAGAAATGCTGTGGTTGCTGTTGGTTTTAATTGTTTTTATTTTTCAGACCGGGACGATCCTGCTCTTTGAATTTCGCAAGCCGTCCAAAGCGGTAGCCTGGCTCTTTATTTTGTTTTGCTTCCCGCTCATTGGCTTTGTCGTGTACTACTTTGTTGCACAGGATTATCAGAAGCGCAAAATGGTCCGAAAAGGGGGATCACAGCTGTTTCGTGAATTTCGCGAGCGTCTGTGGGCGCAATCCAAAGTGATTGAACATGTGGAGCAAATGCATAATCCTCATTTCAAGCATCAGGAGCGGCTGTTTAACCAGTTAATTCGCATGTCGGAAAACCCGTTGACTGGATGTAATCGCACACGTGTGCTGACGAACGGGGAGGAAACCTTCGAGGCTATGCTGACAGCGATGGAACATGCACAGCATCATATCCATGTGGAGTTTTACATATTTCGGGCCGATGAAATCGGAAGAAAGTTTCAAGAGGTCATGATCCGCAAGGCACGTGAGGGAGTAAAGGTACGATTCGTTGTGGACGGTGTAGGAAGCTATAATTTGCCTTATTCCTTTATTCGTACCTGTAGTGAGGCGGGAGTGGAATTTCATTATTTTCTACCTCCGTTTTTCGCCACGTTGGATCGCCGGATTAACTATCGCAATCACAGGAAAATCGTGGTGGTGGACGGCATGATTGGATTTGTGGGTGGGATTAACATAGGCGACGATTATCTCGGAAAATACCCCAAAGTGGGATTTTGGAGGGATACGCATTTGCAGATTGAAGGAGATAGCGTCTATTTTCTGCAAAATGCATTTCTTAGCGACTGGAAGCTGGCCTCAGGGGAGAGATTGATGGATGTGAATTTATTTCCTCCACATACCTGCACCGGGGATGAGGAAGTACAGATTTTGAGCAGTGGTCCCGATCAGGTATGGGATACGATTCAGGAAATGTGTTTTGGTGCGCTCACGGTTGCCAAAAAGCGGATTTGGATTACGACGCCGTATTTTATTCCCGATCCGGGGATTCATGAGGCGCTCAAGCTGGCAGCAGTCAGTGGCGTAGATGTGAAAATTATTATTCCCTACCAATCTGATTCGAAGCTGGTTCATCTGGCGTCTTTATCCTATGTGCAAGAATTGTTGGAGACAGGGGTGGAGTTCTACCAATATCGAAAAGGATTTATTCACGCCAAAGTGGTGATTGTCGATGATTTACTCGGCTCGGTCGGGACCGCCAATATGGACATGCGCAGCTTTTTCTATAATTTTGAGTTGACCGCTGTAGTTTTTGCTAATTCAGCGCTGGAACGGCTTTCGGCAGATTTTGTAGAGGACATTTCCAACTCCTCACGCATTGATTTGAACGTGTTCCGCAGACGGCCTCGATCTCAGAAAACAGCTGAAATTCTAACTCGCATGCTCTCTCCACTCCTTTAAAGGCGATTTTCGACGTTTTTATCGCTATAATCCCACTTTATTGTGATTTATGTGCTCTTTGCTAACTTTTTTGCGCAAAATCGCAGTTTTATGGTATACTATTCATATAACACAAGCGCGGTAAAGGAGAGGGGACTGCGGATAGCAGCCCCTTTTTCGGTCCAATATACCATACTGTAACGGGGGGATTTATATATGAGTGTAGTGAGCAAGGAAGTCCAAAATCTGTCTGAGATCACAGATGTGACCGGAGAGTTGACCAAGATCAGCAAAATTCCAGCTAATCCGAAGAACAAAGTAAAACGCCTGTTTCAGCGTGCAGCCATGATTGTGGTTGGTGCAGCTTTGATGGCAGTGGGATTGGAAATATTTCTGGTTCCTAACGGCGTTATTGACGGAGGCGTTACAGGTATTTCCATCATGGCCTCCAAGATTACTGGCTATCCGCTCGGTATTTTCCTGACCCTGTTGAACCTTCCATTTTTACTTATCGGCTACAAACAAATCGGTAAAACCTTCGCTTTATCCACATTATTCGGTATCGTCGTTATGTCCATCGGAACCGCGTTACTTCACAATGTAAGTGCATTGACTCCTGGCGAACCGCTGCTCGGCGCTATTTTTGGGGGCGTTATTCTCGGTGTTGGGGTGGGTCTTGTGATTCGGTCCGGCGGCTCGCTGGATGGGACAGAGATCGTAGCTATTCTCGTCAGTGAAAAAACTCCTTTTTCGGTCGGTGAGATCGTACTGTTCGTTAATATCTTCATTCTGGGAAGTGCAGGTTTTGTGTTCGGTTGGCCGAATGCTCTGTACTCCATGATTGCTTATTATATCGCCATGAAAATGATTGATATTACGATTGAAGGTCTGGATCAGTCCAAATCGGTCTGGATTATTAGTGAAAAATACCGTGATATCGGGGATGCCCTGACAGACCGTCTTGGACGGGGCGTCACTTATCTGGAAGGTGAAGGCGGCTTTACGGGTGAAAGCAAGAAAGTGATTTTCGTCGTCATTACCCGACTGGAGGAAGCGAAGCTGAAGAGCATCGTTGAAGATTGGGACCCGCACGCTTTCGTTGCGATCGGTAACATTCACGATGTGAAGGGCGGACGCTTTAAGAAAAAAGGAATACACTAGCGCAAGGGGACAATTTCTCAGCCTAATGGCTGCGGAGTTCGTCCCCTTTTTTGTTCTTCCAAGCATGGATCAGGTTCGGTGTGCCTTGGTGCGCATATGCTTGAGGACGTCTTCTACAGGCTGGGGAGGAACCTTGTCGATCAAGTCGCCTACCTGGTTTAGTCGTTCCTCAATATTCAGCAAATGGTAGTCAAGTGGTGATACATCTTGCCGTACCTCTTCCCAGGTTAGTGGAGTGGAGACCGTAGCGCCAGGGCGTGCCCGCGGGGTATAAGGAGCGGCCAGAGTTTTCCCCTGATAATGCTGCAAGTAATCAAAATAGATGGCTGTTCCACGATCCTTCTTTAACCGTTCGAGTGTGAACAGATGCGGGTGCTTTTCTGTCACAAACTGCCCGACTAATAGCCCGATGCTGCGAAGTTCATCGAAGGTTATGCCTGTACGGATCGGAACGATAATTTGTACACCTGTAGCCCCGGATGTTTTGGGGACGGAATCCAAACCAAGCGAAGCCAGTACTTCTCCGACAATAGAGGCGGCCTCCATAATACGTGGCTCCACCTCTCTGGATGGATCAAGGTCTATCATCCATTCACAGGGCAGCTTGCTTCCCGCTTCATGTAGAGAGGGGTGGAATTCCAACGCAGCCTGATTACCAAGCCAGAGGAGTTGTGGCAATTTGCCGAGCACGATATATTCAATACCATCATGCAGAGCGGTTTCAATATAGTCTGGCCGAGGACGTGGGGCATTTTTTTGATAAAAAAAATCACCGTGAATCCCATGTGGCCAGCGGATGACGGTCAGCAGACGATGATGGCAATATTTGAGCAGGAAGGGAGCCAATACCGCGAGCTTGCGAAGATATAGCGCCTTAGTCACGCCTGCTTCAGGCCACAGCGGTTTATCTGGGTTTGTGATAGGAATTTCCTGACCTTCAATGGTAATTGTACCTTTAACAGCTTGTCCCATAGTGCTATCCTCCTTTGGTTAATATACAGCAAAATCTTTATTTACAGGCTGATTGTTGAGCTCATAGATCTACATATGGTTTAACATGAACGTGAAGTGCTGAATTTATCCATCAAAGGGATTGACAAGATACACTATGTATCATAAATTTATAATAAAAATACGATATGTATCTATCAAAGTGTCTTGAGCAGAGGTAGAGGAGGAGTTTGCTTGATTGAAAAGCAAGGCGGAGGGCTGGTATTCCTGTTAAGTGTCCCTCGGAGTGGAAGCTCGCTGCTTACCGCCATTTTGCAAAACCATTCCCGCCTGTTTGCCACGCAGGAAATGTGGTTTCTGCTCAGTTTATATGATCTTCCTCAGTCACATGCACGGCCATATGGAGGAACAGGGATACTTCGGCAATTTTTTGAAGGTATGGTCCCCCCCGACGTATTGGAGCAGGCCTCCCGTTCGTATGCACTTGAAATATATAATGGTCTGCTTCAAGGAACAACAGCAGATATGCTTATCGACAAATCCCCGCGTTACTATACGGTTTTAGAATTTATAGACCGTTTATTCCCTGCTGCCCGCAGGCTGTGGCTTATCCGGAATCCTTTGGCCATTGTGGCCTCATTCAAAAAGGTTAATCAGCTACGGCATGGACGTTTTCAACTGCTGGAGGAACTGGGGGGGCCGCATTTTAATATGAAAATGACGGATATTACGGTTGGTTTATTCCGTTATGCTCATTATTTTGCTACACCTCATCCACTTGCATACCCGCTTAGGTATGAACAACTCGTATCCAATCCAACGATGGAGATCGAGAAGCTGTGCGATTTTCTGGGAATCAAGTATGAGCTGGGGATGGAAAAGTACGGGGACTTTGCGGATACGCCCAAATCCAGTCTTTTTTATAGTATGGGAGCGGGTGATCCCTTCGTAGGAGAGCATGAGCAGGCGCATCAAGATTCGGTACATAGCTGGCAACACTTGTTGAGTAAAACGGAAATTGAGCTGTATTGCAGAAGCATTGGGTCCCGCATGTTTAAGCAGCTTGGTTACGCGGAAGAGCTGGAGCAGGCTGAGCAGATGACTGGAGTCCGCTTTGAGGATGAGCCGGATATAGAGTTGCTGAGTCGACGTACACAACAATTCCTCCAGCAAAGCGGCTTTGAATGGAAGGCAGCTTATCGGATGCTGGAAGAACAAGATGCAGATAACAGAGAACTCGTGATAAATGCAACCCGTCATGCTGCATCTCAAGATCCGGCAAGGATGCATGTGGACCAGATCGTGAACGATCGGCGGATTCAATCCCTGGAAAACAGGTTGGCACATAGCTATGAGGAGCGGAACCGTCTTATCGCTCAGCTCCAAAGCTATCAACGCCCAAATCAAGGTCTCCGATATCGCAGCCTCTTTGCCCGTAAGCTCGGGCGCTTGGCGTCTGTAGTGTTATCAAGTATAGGAAAAGAAAAAGGGGGAAGAACGTGAGTGCGATTGCCGGAATCTATAGCTTTGGGCATGAGTCCGTATGCACCGAAGAAGGCGGGAAAATGATGCAAGCTCTGCGAAAATATCCCGCTGACCGCGTATGCGCTTGGTGTGAAGGCTCTATTTTTTTGGGTTGTCATGCCCAGCATGTGACCCCGGAATCTGTTCATGAGCGTCTTCCCTTCTATGATGAGCTAAGAGATTTGGCAATCACAGCGGATGCAATTATTGACAATCGTTCCGAGTTGTTTGAACGGCTGGGAGTTGAGCAGGAACGGCGACAAGATATCACGGACAGCGAGCTGATTTTGCTGGCATATGACAAATGGGGAGTGGATGCAGCCGGTTATCTGATAGGTGATTTTGTCTTTGTTATTTGGGATGCCAAGGAACATCGATTATATGGTGCTCGAGATATGACAGGCAATCGTACGTTGTACATCTACCAGCATGACCGAGGATTCGCGTTTAGCACGGTAGTCGCTCCGCTTTTGGCCCTGTCCTCTCTGCGAAAAGAATTGTATGAGCCATGGCTGGCCGAATTTTTGTCCATCCGCACCATGCAGGAATCCGTCGATATCGGAACGACCGCATACAAGCATATCAACCAGCTTCCCCCTGCACATTGGTTCACTATGGAGGAGGGAAAGCGAACCCTTCATAAATATGCATGTCTGGATGAGGTAGAGACACTGCGGCTCAAAACAGGGGGCGAGTACATAGAAGCTTTCCGCGAGGTGTTCACACAGGCGGTCACTGCCCGACTACGGACGCATCGCGCTGTAGGGGCTGCCTTAAGCGGAGGGCTGGATTCTGGAGCGGTTGCCAGCTTTGCCGCGCCATCACTGCACTTGCAACAAAAGCCGCTGCATGCCTACAGCTATGTTCCTGTTCAAGATTTTACAGACTGGACACCGCCTACATTGCTGGCGAACGAACGAAGCTATATTCAGTCTACGGCTCGCTATGTGGGCAACATTCACGAGAATTATATGGATTTTGAGGGGAAAAGTCCGTTTTCAGAAATTGATATTTGGCTGGAACTCATGGAAGCACCCTACAAATATTTTGAAAACTCCTTCTGGATCAGAGGTTTTTACGAAAAAGCACAGGAGCACAATGTCGGTGTACTGTTGACCGGGGCACGAGGCAACTTTACCGTATCGTGGGGCCCTGCACTAGACTATTATGCCCGGCAGTTTCGTCGTTTGCACTGGTTGCAATCCTTTCAGGGATTGTGGCGGTACAGCAAGCTTACGGGCAGGCGCATGTCACATCTACTCCCCGTAATGTTGAGAAAAGCGACTTCACTTGAATCTCATTCATGGTTGCGGCGTAGCAATCGAAGTCCCGTTCCTCCCCTGATTCACCCGGAATTTGCCAAACGGATGCATGTAGAAGATATTCCTGCATTGAGCGGAACAGGTTGGATAAAAAATGCCGATCAGACGAGAAAAGAGAAGTTCTCAAATTTGGCGATTGCCAACAAAAATGGTGTGGTTGCGACCAAACTTTCACTACGTTATGGCCTATGGGAACGTGATCCGACCGGGGACAGCCGGGTAATTCGTTTTTGCTTATCGGTGCCTTTTGAGCAGTATGTGCAAAACGGTCGGGATCGTGCCCTCATTCGTAAAGCCATGCGTGATCATCTACCTGATGATGTTCGGTTGAACCAGCGGGTACGCGGCGTGCAGCCTGCCGATTGGCTACATCGTATGCTTCCTTGCTGGGATACGTTTATGGGGGAGCTTCAACTGATGTGTCATGATTTACGAGCGGCTGAATATCTCAATATTGAGTTAATAAAGACGGCTATGGCGAAACTTCGCCACCCCCGCCCTGAACAGGCGTCTGATCCAAATATACGACTACTAATGCATAGCCTGATCGTGTACCGTTTTCTCTGTGGATTGAACTGATTCAGATTGATCTGGGCGGACAGTTCGTCATTCGTTGGAGGGGAGGTGATGAAATGAGTAAAAAAGAATGGCAGGAACCGACGATAGAGGTGTTGGATATTAGCCAGACCATGGCGGGGAAAGGCTGGAGACAGATTGATTGGGTGTCCGACCACGATGCCGATATTTATAATCCAAGCTAATAGATGGTTATACATGCAGCCGATGTTGGACTGGAAGCCAGACAGCTCGGCCGATAACGATTGAATGAACGAAAATAGCATAATCCATTGGACTCGTATTCAATACAGAGCCGTCTTTATTTCTTTCGGGTTAGAGGTTTTGCCCAAGAAATAAAGACGGGATTTTTAAGGACAGAGGAGTGAGTCCTACCGTGCATGACAGGAGTGCAAATGTTAGTTGGACGAAATATACAGCCTTTGGACTCAGGATTGCCAGTGAACTGAATCTGCCTGAGCTGCTCCTGGCAGCACCGGAAGCAGTAGAGGATGTAGTCATTCGACAGGCTGATTTGACTGCATGGAGTGGTCAGCTGGAACAGGCCAATTTTGTGATGCTGGATGAACGATTTATGTTCCAAATACCAGGTACGGCCATTTATGCCGTCAGGGAAGGCAAGGAAATCGAGGTAAGCATATTCTCCGGGGCCGATCCTGACACCGTGCGGCTATTTGTGCTGGGTACATGCATGGGTGTTCTGCTGATGCAAAGACGAATATTACCTATTCACGGAAGTGCGGTCGTCATTGGGGGGAGGGCATACGCATTTGTGGGTGAATCGGGTACGGGGAAATCGACACTGGCGGCTACTTTTAGGCAGGCAGGTTATCAGATGGTTAGTGATGACGTGATTGCTGTAGAAGCTACGGCTTCCTCAGCCATCGTGTATCCAGCTTATCCGCAGCAAAAGCTGGGGCTGGATAGCTTGCTCCAACTGGAGGCTTTACGGGAGAACAAGCATGCACGCACAATAAACCACATACGGTCCCTAACGGATGGCGATTCTGTAATGCCACAATACAGAGATTTTCGTATGCTTGCAGATGAGCTGAATAAATATGCCGTACCCGCCGTAGATGAATTTTTTAACGATCCGCTGCCCTTAGGGGGCGTATTTGAGCTAGTGGCAGATTCTCCAATCCGTGCGTTGATGCGCGAAGGGGAGCTAGTGGCAGTTACGGAGCAGCCCTTGAACGTTCTGGAGTGCTTGCATACATTACTACAACATACATATCGTAGGGTGATTATTCCGCGAATGGGTTTGAGTGAATGGTCGTTTGATACAGCGGCTAGGATGGCTCGTAAAGTAGAGGGCTGGCGGCTGCTGAGGGATAGTTCCGTCTTTACTGCGTCCGAGGTTGTACAACGGGTACTTGATATCATTCGTAAGGAGGAAAAGAGTTATGGCAGCCACTAATCCAGCTAAAGACCATTATCGCGTCATTTACGGTGAAGAGGTCTACGTCAGTGATATGGACGGGGAAAAAGTGATGATGAGTATTAACACTGGTAAATATTACAACTTAGGCTTCACAGGAGGACGAATCTGGGAACTGGCAGAATCCGGTCCTTCACTTGGCGATATCGTAACTGTCCTGACGAACGAATATGAGGTGGACGAGGAACAGTGCAGACAGCAGGTACATACCTTTGTGGCTGAGTTGGAGCGGGAAGGACTGTTAAAGCTTCTACGGGAGTCGGTATAACATGCG
This window contains:
- a CDS encoding bactofilin family protein, which produces MFKESKKKLSAPAMDTLLANGTSFEGTVEAEANIRIDGHFQGDIRSTRTVVIGESAVVRSDIIAQDVILAGKVFGSITTEGRLTITPTGELYGNTATAALVISEGGVLDGTSQMNRTKDVELSTSTDESNDETQSSFSKNREDSQADLQSEAG
- a CDS encoding lasso peptide biosynthesis PqqD family chaperone, encoding MAATNPAKDHYRVIYGEEVYVSDMDGEKVMMSINTGKYYNLGFTGGRIWELAESGPSLGDIVTVLTNEYEVDEEQCRQQVHTFVAELEREGLLKLLRESV
- a CDS encoding asparagine synthase-related protein, translating into MSAIAGIYSFGHESVCTEEGGKMMQALRKYPADRVCAWCEGSIFLGCHAQHVTPESVHERLPFYDELRDLAITADAIIDNRSELFERLGVEQERRQDITDSELILLAYDKWGVDAAGYLIGDFVFVIWDAKEHRLYGARDMTGNRTLYIYQHDRGFAFSTVVAPLLALSSLRKELYEPWLAEFLSIRTMQESVDIGTTAYKHINQLPPAHWFTMEEGKRTLHKYACLDEVETLRLKTGGEYIEAFREVFTQAVTARLRTHRAVGAALSGGLDSGAVASFAAPSLHLQQKPLHAYSYVPVQDFTDWTPPTLLANERSYIQSTARYVGNIHENYMDFEGKSPFSEIDIWLELMEAPYKYFENSFWIRGFYEKAQEHNVGVLLTGARGNFTVSWGPALDYYARQFRRLHWLQSFQGLWRYSKLTGRRMSHLLPVMLRKATSLESHSWLRRSNRSPVPPLIHPEFAKRMHVEDIPALSGTGWIKNADQTRKEKFSNLAIANKNGVVATKLSLRYGLWERDPTGDSRVIRFCLSVPFEQYVQNGRDRALIRKAMRDHLPDDVRLNQRVRGVQPADWLHRMLPCWDTFMGELQLMCHDLRAAEYLNIELIKTAMAKLRHPRPEQASDPNIRLLMHSLIVYRFLCGLN
- the ligD gene encoding non-homologous end-joining DNA ligase encodes the protein MGQAVKGTITIEGQEIPITNPDKPLWPEAGVTKALYLRKLAVLAPFLLKYCHHRLLTVIRWPHGIHGDFFYQKNAPRPRPDYIETALHDGIEYIVLGKLPQLLWLGNQAALEFHPSLHEAGSKLPCEWMIDLDPSREVEPRIMEAASIVGEVLASLGLDSVPKTSGATGVQIIVPIRTGITFDELRSIGLLVGQFVTEKHPHLFTLERLKKDRGTAIYFDYLQHYQGKTLAAPYTPRARPGATVSTPLTWEEVRQDVSPLDYHLLNIEERLNQVGDLIDKVPPQPVEDVLKHMRTKAHRT
- a CDS encoding AI-2E family transporter, producing MLQNNRFFRLTTGIVMLLLIIYLGTKVSFIFSPLVSLVSLLVVPLMLSFFLYYLLRPIVDVMERRKIKRSISILLIYLVIGVLLFVFSWGVWPTLRDQVTNLFENAPKLIKSLVDQLSQWRHNQSLRQVLPPGEDPLSQLSDTLNEAFSTLSDYSVKLVSFVSYFFIVLATFPILLYYMLKEGSKFGPKMLNFFPKKYHKDALEVMEDIDSALSSFIVSRVLINVALGVMMFLGFLIIGLPYALLLAVISIFLNFIPYVGAVAASIPVVIIGFLESPSMALWSLVVVIAAQQIQDNWLSPIVFGKQLDIHPLTVVILLLVGGDLLGILGIILVIPLYMCGKIVIRKVYQLFLERRVEDIME
- a CDS encoding M23 family metallopeptidase; translated protein: MKKGSLNRRMTLLVIRDAQQPPKQLQCSTAAVILVPTLVIASISTLVIGLQIRSSHIISQMETNLAVQSLQMEVTVADKDAAIGRLRQEVMELTNQATNIRERLQRVTELEQQMQQFIRKHGNSSATSNHKKTMTPLSWDASGHIGGELIAVHENTALLTRQAMDDFQEIESLLDTVERTVPRSIQQANAVQQNLERKQAAQLLQTRRLALAEQGNPSVWPVGSRRMTSSFGYRSDPFTGRSAFHSGVDIAGQTGDPVYAAGAGTVLEAASSGARGKCIIIQHPDGLQSWYMHLSGMQVAPGDRVHKGQTIGLLGSTGRSTGPHLHFQIVKHNQPVDPLLYVQ
- a CDS encoding YitT family protein — protein: MSVVSKEVQNLSEITDVTGELTKISKIPANPKNKVKRLFQRAAMIVVGAALMAVGLEIFLVPNGVIDGGVTGISIMASKITGYPLGIFLTLLNLPFLLIGYKQIGKTFALSTLFGIVVMSIGTALLHNVSALTPGEPLLGAIFGGVILGVGVGLVIRSGGSLDGTEIVAILVSEKTPFSVGEIVLFVNIFILGSAGFVFGWPNALYSMIAYYIAMKMIDITIEGLDQSKSVWIISEKYRDIGDALTDRLGRGVTYLEGEGGFTGESKKVIFVVITRLEEAKLKSIVEDWDPHAFVAIGNIHDVKGGRFKKKGIH
- a CDS encoding dephospho-CoA kinase → MHDRSANVSWTKYTAFGLRIASELNLPELLLAAPEAVEDVVIRQADLTAWSGQLEQANFVMLDERFMFQIPGTAIYAVREGKEIEVSIFSGADPDTVRLFVLGTCMGVLLMQRRILPIHGSAVVIGGRAYAFVGESGTGKSTLAATFRQAGYQMVSDDVIAVEATASSAIVYPAYPQQKLGLDSLLQLEALRENKHARTINHIRSLTDGDSVMPQYRDFRMLADELNKYAVPAVDEFFNDPLPLGGVFELVADSPIRALMREGELVAVTEQPLNVLECLHTLLQHTYRRVIIPRMGLSEWSFDTAARMARKVEGWRLLRDSSVFTASEVVQRVLDIIRKEEKSYGSH
- a CDS encoding sulfotransferase family protein yields the protein MIEKQGGGLVFLLSVPRSGSSLLTAILQNHSRLFATQEMWFLLSLYDLPQSHARPYGGTGILRQFFEGMVPPDVLEQASRSYALEIYNGLLQGTTADMLIDKSPRYYTVLEFIDRLFPAARRLWLIRNPLAIVASFKKVNQLRHGRFQLLEELGGPHFNMKMTDITVGLFRYAHYFATPHPLAYPLRYEQLVSNPTMEIEKLCDFLGIKYELGMEKYGDFADTPKSSLFYSMGAGDPFVGEHEQAHQDSVHSWQHLLSKTEIELYCRSIGSRMFKQLGYAEELEQAEQMTGVRFEDEPDIELLSRRTQQFLQQSGFEWKAAYRMLEEQDADNRELVINATRHAASQDPARMHVDQIVNDRRIQSLENRLAHSYEERNRLIAQLQSYQRPNQGLRYRSLFARKLGRLASVVLSSIGKEKGGRT
- the cls gene encoding cardiolipin synthase, which codes for MLWLLLVLIVFIFQTGTILLFEFRKPSKAVAWLFILFCFPLIGFVVYYFVAQDYQKRKMVRKGGSQLFREFRERLWAQSKVIEHVEQMHNPHFKHQERLFNQLIRMSENPLTGCNRTRVLTNGEETFEAMLTAMEHAQHHIHVEFYIFRADEIGRKFQEVMIRKAREGVKVRFVVDGVGSYNLPYSFIRTCSEAGVEFHYFLPPFFATLDRRINYRNHRKIVVVDGMIGFVGGINIGDDYLGKYPKVGFWRDTHLQIEGDSVYFLQNAFLSDWKLASGERLMDVNLFPPHTCTGDEEVQILSSGPDQVWDTIQEMCFGALTVAKKRIWITTPYFIPDPGIHEALKLAAVSGVDVKIIIPYQSDSKLVHLASLSYVQELLETGVEFYQYRKGFIHAKVVIVDDLLGSVGTANMDMRSFFYNFELTAVVFANSALERLSADFVEDISNSSRIDLNVFRRRPRSQKTAEILTRMLSPLL
- a CDS encoding paeninodin family lasso peptide, coding for MSKKEWQEPTIEVLDISQTMAGKGWRQIDWVSDHDADIYNPS